One genomic region from Marmota flaviventris isolate mMarFla1 chromosome 6, mMarFla1.hap1, whole genome shotgun sequence encodes:
- the Srsf12 gene encoding LOW QUALITY PROTEIN: serine/arginine-rich splicing factor 12 (The sequence of the model RefSeq protein was modified relative to this genomic sequence to represent the inferred CDS: substituted 1 base at 1 genomic stop codon), whose protein sequence is MSRYTRPPNTSLFVRNVADATRPEDLRREFGRYGPIVDVYIPLDFYTRRPRGFAYVQYPLFXYLVIFEDVRDAEDALYNLNRKWVCGRQIEIQFAQGDRKTPGQMKSKERHPCSPSDHRRSRSPSQRRTRSRSSSWGRNRRRSDSLKESRHRRFSYSQSKSRSKSLPRRSTSARQSRTPRRNSGSRGRSRSKSLQKRSKSIGKSQSSSPQKQTSSGTKSRSHGRHSDSIARSPCKSPKGYTNSETKAQAAKHSHFRSHSRSRSYRHKNSW, encoded by the exons GCCTGAGGACTTGCGCCGTGAGTTTGGTCGATATGGCCCTATAGTAGACGTTTACATTCCACTTGACTTCTACACTCGCCGCCCAAGAGGATTTGCTTATGTTCAATAtcctttattttaatat CTAGTCATATTTGAAGATGTTCGAGATGCTGAAGATGCTCTTTATAACCTCAATAGAAAGTGGGTATGTGGCCGTCAAATTGAAATACAGTTTGCACAAGGTGATCGCAAAA CACCAGGCCAAATGAAATCAAAAGAACGTCATCCTTGTTCTCCAAGTGATCATAGGAGATCAAGAAGCCCCAGCCAAAGGAGAACTAGAAGTAGAAGTTCTTCATGGGGAAGAAATAGGAGGCGGTCAGATAGCCTTAAAGA GTCTCGACACAGGCGATTTTCTTACAGCCAGTCTAAATCTCGTTCCAAATCATTACCAAGGCGGTCTACCTCAGCAAGGCAGTCAAGAACTCCAAGAAGGAATTCTGGTTCTAGAGGACGGTCAAGGTCCAAGTCCTTACAAAAAAGGTCCAAGTCAATAGGAAAATCACAATCAAGTTCACCTCAAAAGCAGACTAGCTCAGGAACAAAATCAAGATCACATGGAAGACATTCTGACTCCATAGCAAGATCCCCATGTAAATCTCCCAAAGGGTATACCAATTCTGAAACTAAAGCACAAGCAGCAAAACATTCTCATTTTCGGTCACATTCCAGATCTCGGAGTTATCGTCATAAAAACAGTTGGTGA